Proteins from a single region of Amycolatopsis sp. CA-230715:
- a CDS encoding right-handed parallel beta-helix repeat-containing protein, whose translation MGTRINRVTGVVVAAGLFAATSGPAAATPADVPPPASGRTLTVGPGAQYESIQDAADAARPGDNVEIAAGTYSGGLHLDHGGAQDKYLTFYGKGGHAVLTGGGGGDDGLLAIGGSSWLRFIGVTVARSDGFAVRANGANHLVFQDFRVDGSQEGGLVLLGSRDILVDGCEISGTNAKGTSASHEAMSVGEGSSGIEVRGCRVHDNGEEGIDVKYDDDAKAKIHDNVVYGNRGPNIYVDSSSGVEIYNNTVYATKNETKAGVGLAVEDYSDSRKLDDISVYNNVSYGNAGAGLGFWMESDGTMSNVRVVNNTFHGNSGGAISFDVSGVDGKNLLRNNIFGEGQESLPGFTSDHNAAGDPGFADPGAADFHLAPGSSAIDAGAADGAPAFDRDNKPRPAGKAVDLGAYESR comes from the coding sequence GTGGGTACACGGATCAACAGGGTCACCGGGGTCGTCGTCGCGGCGGGATTGTTCGCCGCGACGAGCGGGCCCGCGGCCGCGACCCCGGCGGACGTACCGCCACCGGCCTCGGGCCGGACGCTCACGGTCGGCCCCGGCGCGCAGTACGAGTCCATTCAGGACGCGGCCGATGCCGCGCGACCCGGTGACAACGTCGAAATCGCGGCGGGCACCTACTCGGGCGGCCTGCACCTCGACCACGGTGGCGCACAGGACAAGTACCTCACCTTCTACGGCAAGGGCGGCCACGCGGTGCTCACCGGCGGGGGCGGTGGCGACGACGGGCTGCTCGCGATCGGCGGCAGCTCGTGGCTCCGCTTCATCGGCGTGACCGTCGCGCGTTCGGACGGGTTCGCGGTGCGGGCCAACGGTGCGAACCACCTGGTGTTCCAGGACTTCCGCGTCGACGGCTCGCAGGAGGGCGGGCTCGTCCTGCTCGGCTCGCGCGACATCCTGGTGGACGGGTGCGAGATCTCCGGGACGAACGCCAAGGGCACCTCCGCGAGCCACGAAGCGATGAGTGTCGGCGAGGGGTCGAGCGGTATCGAGGTGCGGGGATGCCGCGTGCACGACAACGGCGAGGAAGGCATCGACGTCAAGTACGACGACGACGCCAAGGCCAAGATCCACGACAACGTCGTGTACGGCAACCGCGGCCCGAACATCTACGTGGACAGCTCGTCCGGCGTCGAGATCTACAACAACACGGTCTACGCCACGAAGAACGAAACCAAGGCGGGTGTCGGGCTCGCCGTCGAGGACTATTCGGACAGTCGCAAGCTCGACGACATCAGCGTGTACAACAACGTCTCCTACGGCAACGCGGGCGCCGGGCTGGGCTTCTGGATGGAATCCGACGGCACGATGTCGAACGTCCGGGTGGTCAACAACACCTTCCACGGCAATTCCGGCGGGGCGATCAGCTTCGACGTGTCCGGAGTGGACGGAAAGAACCTCTTGCGCAACAACATCTTCGGGGAAGGACAGGAGTCGCTGCCCGGTTTCACCAGTGACCACAACGCGGCGGGCGACCCCGGCTTCGCCGATCCCGGTGCCGCCGACTTCCACCTCGCGCCGGGATCGTCGGCGATCGACGCGGGTGCCGCAGACGGCGCGCCCGCCTTCGACCGGGACAACAAGCCGCGCCCGGCGGGGAAAGCGGTCGATCTGGGTGCCTACGAAAGCCGATGA